The following proteins are co-located in the Cupriavidus pauculus genome:
- a CDS encoding winged helix DNA-binding protein has product MPRKPAPDRLADAPAAGETRPLARAAGVNIVSSSHLVSVRSPELSEFEFGLNTAYNAYSRWVVRCMGAAGVRDLTFLDVLVLHHVNHRGRAKRLADICFVLNVEDTHLVTYSLKKLVGLGLVAGERVGKEATYATTEAGAEACARYREIREQCLTSNFTEGSDENVEIGELARLLRVLTGLYEQAARSATSL; this is encoded by the coding sequence ATGCCCCGCAAGCCCGCCCCCGACCGCCTTGCCGACGCGCCCGCCGCCGGGGAGACGCGCCCGCTGGCGCGCGCCGCCGGCGTCAACATCGTATCGTCGTCGCACCTGGTCTCGGTGCGCAGCCCGGAGCTGTCGGAGTTCGAATTCGGCCTGAACACGGCCTACAACGCCTACAGCCGCTGGGTGGTGCGCTGCATGGGCGCCGCCGGGGTGCGCGACCTGACCTTCCTGGACGTGCTGGTGCTGCACCACGTTAACCACCGCGGCCGGGCCAAGCGGCTGGCGGACATCTGCTTCGTGCTGAACGTGGAGGACACCCACCTGGTGACGTATTCGCTCAAGAAGCTGGTGGGGCTGGGCCTGGTGGCCGGCGAGCGGGTGGGCAAGGAGGCGACCTACGCGACGACCGAGGCCGGCGCCGAGGCCTGCGCCCGGTATCGCGAGATCCGCGAGCAGTGCCTGACCAGCAATTTCACCGAGGGCAGCGACGAGAACGTGGAGATTGGCGAACTGGCGCGGCTGCTGCGGGTGCTGACCGGGCTGTACGAGCAGGCGGCCCGCTCGGCCACGTCGCTCTGA
- a CDS encoding DMT family transporter gives MTRAATLPQGTDGGTGGDHSRRQLLTGIALLVVGQWILSLLDATGKTLTQQGLPVVAVAWVRYLGHVVAIFLLIGPARWQRLSRPAAPRLHWLRGALMLASTLVFFSVLKLMPLATATALNFCAPLIVVALSPWLLGERPGLHARWTRWIGVGIGFAGMLVVVRPGGELDAFGVALGLLSALLFALLQMLTRRIAAHDAPMTTLIQSGVTGAALTTLLVPFFWFEAVPTALQCALLISAGLTGSLGHYFVIRAFQYADASFLSPFLYLQIFSATVVGYFAFGHLPDWTTALGIAVICAGGVCVAGGEPLLRRIATRLGR, from the coding sequence ATGACGCGGGCCGCGACACTACCGCAAGGCACTGACGGTGGCACGGGTGGCGACCATTCCCGTCGCCAGTTGCTGACCGGCATCGCGCTGCTGGTGGTCGGCCAGTGGATCCTGAGCCTGCTCGACGCCACGGGCAAGACGCTGACCCAGCAAGGACTGCCCGTGGTGGCCGTGGCCTGGGTGCGCTACCTGGGCCATGTGGTGGCGATCTTCCTACTGATCGGGCCGGCACGATGGCAGCGGCTGTCGCGCCCGGCCGCCCCGCGCCTGCATTGGCTGCGCGGCGCGCTGATGCTGGCGTCGACGCTGGTGTTCTTCAGCGTGCTGAAGCTGATGCCGCTGGCCACGGCCACGGCGCTGAACTTCTGCGCGCCTCTGATCGTCGTGGCGCTGTCGCCGTGGCTGCTTGGCGAACGGCCGGGCCTGCACGCGCGCTGGACCCGCTGGATCGGCGTGGGCATCGGCTTCGCAGGGATGCTTGTGGTGGTGCGGCCGGGCGGCGAGCTCGATGCGTTTGGCGTGGCGCTGGGGCTGCTGTCGGCGTTGCTGTTCGCGCTGCTGCAGATGCTCACGCGGCGCATCGCCGCGCATGACGCACCCATGACCACGCTGATCCAGAGCGGCGTGACCGGGGCCGCGCTGACGACGCTGCTGGTGCCGTTCTTCTGGTTCGAGGCGGTGCCGACGGCGCTGCAATGCGCGCTGCTGATATCGGCCGGCCTGACCGGATCGCTCGGCCACTACTTCGTGATCCGCGCGTTCCAGTACGCCGACGCGTCATTCCTGAGCCCGTTCCTGTACCTGCAGATCTTCTCGGCTACCGTGGTCGGCTACTTCGCCTTCGGCCACCTGCCAGACTGGACTACCGCGCTGGGCATCGCCGTGATCTGCGCGGGCGGCGTATGCGTGGCGGGCGGCGAGCCGCTGCTGCGCCGGATAGCCACACGGCTGGGACGCTGA
- a CDS encoding NAD(P)H-hydrate dehydratase, which produces MTAVPPAPAPADPASAWMPLDTAEPAPLYDVATIRRIEQAGLAATPPFTLMSRAGAAAADWVGQHVPDGRILFLAGAGNNGGDALVAATRLHQAGRQVEAWLLGEADRLPDDAARAWREARAAGVPVLAMPRDPAAALPPWPVGCAAVVDGLLGIGLNRPADGEMARWIAHLNASHLPVLALDIPSGLFADTGTGQPAVHAIRTLTFLAAKPGLLTLDGRDCAGIVDIAPLGLDYAPATPPVALVNQPGAFADALPRRDHAANKGRYGSLAVIGGNHGMTGAPLLGARAALHLGAGRVHVGFLAQPAPPVDPVHPELMLHAVDQLPWDAMSAFVAGPGMGSDAAARQQLAQLIDRCARDTLPLVLDADALNLLAADPALARQLTDSGLEPVITPHPLEAARLLGSGVADVQRDRLAAARALATRWHATVVLKGSGTVIATPGGASPAINPTGNAGLSTAGTGDVLAGMIGALLAQGMAREAAARAAVWIHGRAADRLVASGTGPAGLAASELYLPARDILNALLRGAAA; this is translated from the coding sequence ATGACCGCCGTGCCACCCGCCCCAGCCCCCGCCGATCCCGCATCCGCCTGGATGCCGCTCGACACCGCCGAACCCGCTCCGCTCTACGACGTGGCCACGATCCGCCGGATCGAACAGGCCGGCCTGGCCGCCACGCCGCCCTTCACGCTGATGTCCCGCGCGGGTGCCGCGGCGGCGGATTGGGTCGGCCAGCACGTACCCGACGGGCGCATCTTGTTCCTGGCCGGCGCCGGCAACAACGGCGGCGACGCGCTGGTGGCCGCCACGCGGCTGCATCAGGCCGGGCGGCAGGTGGAGGCGTGGCTGCTGGGCGAAGCAGACCGGCTGCCCGACGATGCCGCGCGCGCCTGGCGCGAGGCCCGCGCCGCCGGGGTGCCGGTGCTGGCGATGCCGCGCGACCCGGCCGCCGCCCTGCCGCCGTGGCCGGTTGGCTGCGCCGCCGTGGTCGACGGCCTGCTCGGCATCGGCCTGAACCGGCCGGCAGACGGGGAAATGGCGCGCTGGATCGCCCATCTCAATGCGTCGCACCTGCCCGTGCTGGCGCTGGACATCCCGAGCGGGCTGTTTGCCGATACCGGCACCGGCCAGCCCGCCGTGCACGCGATACGGACGCTGACCTTCCTGGCCGCCAAGCCCGGCCTGCTGACGCTGGACGGCCGCGACTGCGCCGGCATCGTCGACATCGCGCCGCTCGGCCTCGACTACGCGCCCGCCACGCCGCCCGTGGCGCTGGTCAACCAGCCCGGCGCGTTTGCCGATGCCCTGCCGCGCCGCGACCATGCCGCCAACAAGGGCCGCTATGGCAGCCTGGCGGTGATCGGCGGCAACCACGGCATGACCGGCGCGCCGCTGCTGGGCGCCCGCGCGGCGCTGCATCTGGGCGCGGGCCGTGTCCATGTCGGATTCCTGGCCCAGCCGGCGCCGCCTGTCGATCCGGTCCATCCGGAGTTGATGCTGCATGCCGTCGACCAACTGCCATGGGACGCCATGTCGGCCTTCGTGGCCGGACCCGGCATGGGCAGCGACGCCGCGGCCCGCCAGCAACTGGCGCAATTGATCGACCGGTGCGCCCGCGACACCCTGCCGCTGGTGCTCGATGCCGACGCACTGAACCTGCTGGCGGCAGACCCGGCGCTGGCGCGGCAACTGACCGACAGCGGGCTGGAGCCCGTCATCACGCCGCACCCGCTCGAAGCGGCGCGGCTGCTGGGCAGCGGCGTGGCCGACGTCCAGCGCGACCGGCTGGCCGCCGCCCGGGCGCTGGCAACGCGCTGGCATGCCACCGTCGTGCTCAAGGGATCGGGCACGGTCATCGCCACACCGGGCGGCGCGTCGCCCGCCATCAATCCCACCGGCAACGCCGGGCTGTCCACGGCCGGCACCGGCGACGTGCTGGCCGGCATGATCGGCGCGCTGCTGGCCCAGGGCATGGCCCGCGAGGCGGCCGCGCGCGCGGCGGTATGGATCCACGGACGCGCGGCGGACCGCCTGGTCGCCAGCGGCACCGGCCCGGCGGGCCTGGCAGCGAGCGAACTCTACCTGCCGGCGCGGGACATCCTGAACGCGCTGCTGCGCGGCGCGGCCGCATGA
- a CDS encoding TRAP transporter substrate-binding protein, translating into MRVKAMAVAAAALLLAATAARAETKWDLPTGYPATNLHTENLQQMATDVERATGGKLKIVIHPNGSLLKANEIKRGVQTGQVQMGEILMSLLANENPVFGVDAVPFLATSYADAYRLWQASRATTDKVLDRQGMKLLYAVAWPPQGIYANKPINSAADMKGLKWRAYNPATSKIAELVSAQPVTIQAADLAQALATGTVNSFMSSGATGVDTKVWESVKYFYTVDAWLPKNMLVVSKKAFNALDKPTQDALLKAVADAEKRGWQVSEQKTKEYLATLSKNGMTVAPPSAQLKTDMQKVGEVMVNDWAKSAGDDGKAILDAYRK; encoded by the coding sequence ATGCGAGTCAAGGCAATGGCAGTCGCGGCGGCGGCACTGCTGCTGGCCGCCACGGCGGCACGGGCGGAGACCAAGTGGGACCTGCCCACCGGATACCCGGCCACCAACCTCCACACCGAAAACCTGCAGCAGATGGCCACCGACGTGGAGCGCGCCACCGGCGGCAAGCTCAAGATCGTGATCCACCCGAACGGATCCCTGCTCAAGGCCAACGAGATCAAGCGCGGCGTGCAGACCGGCCAGGTGCAGATGGGCGAAATCCTGATGTCGCTGCTGGCCAACGAGAACCCGGTCTTCGGCGTGGACGCCGTGCCGTTCCTGGCCACCAGCTACGCCGACGCCTACCGGCTCTGGCAGGCGTCCCGGGCCACCACCGACAAGGTGCTGGACCGCCAGGGCATGAAGCTGCTCTACGCCGTGGCCTGGCCGCCGCAGGGCATCTACGCGAACAAGCCGATCAACAGCGCCGCGGACATGAAGGGCCTGAAGTGGCGCGCCTACAACCCCGCCACGTCGAAGATCGCCGAACTGGTCAGCGCCCAGCCGGTGACGATCCAGGCGGCCGATCTGGCGCAGGCGCTGGCCACCGGCACGGTCAACTCGTTCATGTCGTCGGGCGCCACGGGCGTGGACACCAAGGTCTGGGAATCGGTCAAGTACTTCTACACGGTTGACGCCTGGCTGCCGAAGAACATGCTGGTGGTCAGCAAGAAGGCGTTCAACGCGCTCGACAAGCCCACGCAGGACGCCCTGCTCAAGGCCGTGGCCGACGCCGAGAAGCGCGGCTGGCAGGTATCGGAGCAGAAGACCAAGGAATACCTGGCCACGCTGTCCAAGAACGGCATGACCGTGGCGCCGCCGTCGGCCCAGCTCAAGACCGACATGCAGAAGGTGGGCGAGGTCATGGTCAACGACTGGGCGAAGAGCGCGGGCGACGACGGCAAGGCCATCCTCGACGCCTATCGCAAGTAG
- a CDS encoding TRAP transporter large permease, giving the protein MSTVLVALILLLVMMVFLAIGAWIPVAIAVTSWVGLVVFSDHDALVNLANAWWSSSASYTLASLPLFVWMGEILFRTKLSEQMFNGLSPWLNWLPGRLMHVNILGCGIFGSVSGSSAATCATIAKSALPELTRRGYDERITLGSLSCAGTLGILIPPSITMVVYAVSADVSIIRVFLAGFLPGLLLMLLFSGYIVVWALMNPSRTPAAETFGWRARLASIRQLLPCIVLIAFITWIMMAGYSTATEAAAYGVVASLGLAWAGGSLTRKAFWESLMSATRLTAMIMFVLGATSFLSVTMSFTGIPRALAEWVAALHLSPWALIAVLTVIYIVLGTALDGISMIALTTATVLPMVQAAGFDLVWFGIFIVLLVEIAEVTPPVGFNLFVLQSMTGKDSNYIARVSLPFFMMMVVAIAIITVWPSVVTWLPDVVMAKELK; this is encoded by the coding sequence ATGAGCACCGTACTTGTTGCCCTGATCCTGCTGCTCGTGATGATGGTCTTCCTGGCCATCGGCGCATGGATTCCGGTGGCCATCGCCGTGACCTCGTGGGTCGGGCTGGTGGTCTTCTCCGACCACGACGCGCTGGTCAACCTGGCCAACGCCTGGTGGTCGTCCAGCGCGTCGTACACGCTGGCGTCGCTGCCGCTGTTCGTCTGGATGGGCGAGATCCTGTTCCGCACCAAGCTGTCCGAGCAGATGTTCAACGGGCTGTCGCCGTGGCTGAACTGGCTGCCGGGCCGCCTGATGCACGTCAACATCCTGGGTTGCGGCATCTTCGGGTCGGTCTCGGGGTCGTCGGCGGCCACCTGCGCGACGATCGCCAAGTCGGCCCTGCCCGAGCTGACCCGGCGCGGCTACGACGAGCGCATCACGCTGGGGTCGCTGTCGTGCGCGGGCACGCTCGGCATCCTGATTCCGCCGTCAATCACGATGGTGGTCTACGCGGTATCCGCCGACGTGTCGATCATCCGGGTGTTCCTGGCCGGCTTTCTGCCCGGCCTGCTGCTGATGCTGCTGTTCTCGGGCTATATCGTCGTGTGGGCGCTGATGAACCCGTCGCGCACGCCGGCCGCCGAGACGTTTGGCTGGCGCGCGCGGCTGGCATCGATCCGCCAGCTGCTGCCCTGCATCGTCCTGATCGCGTTCATTACGTGGATCATGATGGCCGGCTACTCCACCGCCACGGAAGCGGCCGCCTACGGCGTGGTGGCGTCGCTGGGGCTGGCCTGGGCCGGCGGGTCGCTGACGCGCAAGGCGTTCTGGGAAAGCCTGATGTCGGCCACGCGGCTGACCGCGATGATCATGTTCGTGCTGGGCGCCACGTCGTTCCTGTCGGTGACGATGAGCTTCACGGGCATTCCGCGCGCGCTGGCCGAATGGGTGGCCGCGCTGCATCTGTCGCCGTGGGCGCTGATCGCGGTGCTGACGGTCATCTACATCGTGCTGGGCACGGCGCTGGACGGCATCTCGATGATCGCGCTGACCACGGCCACGGTGCTGCCGATGGTGCAGGCCGCCGGCTTCGACCTGGTCTGGTTCGGCATCTTCATCGTGCTGCTGGTGGAGATTGCCGAGGTGACGCCGCCCGTGGGCTTCAACCTGTTCGTGCTGCAGAGCATGACCGGCAAGGACAGCAACTACATCGCGCGGGTGTCGCTGCCGTTCTTCATGATGATGGTGGTGGCCATCGCGATCATCACGGTCTGGCCCAGCGTGGTCACGTGGCTGCCGGACGTGGTGATGGCCAAGGAACTCAAGTAG
- a CDS encoding TRAP transporter small permease subunit: MEAPIPRKRWLDRLLDLFAALGALCILAVCIVMIAMSISRETLIVLKGGDDIVAWLCAASAFLILGQTFQHGGIVRVEMLLEAVGPKRRWVLEVLSLSICLVFAAYAAWALGAFAWQSWEINDVSQGQIVIPLWIPQSFAVLGALGFLLAVADEWLRVVRRQKPRYQLAQEAKLAAGDFGETV, encoded by the coding sequence ATGGAAGCCCCCATCCCCCGCAAGCGCTGGCTCGACCGGCTGCTTGACCTCTTTGCCGCGCTCGGCGCCCTCTGCATCCTGGCCGTCTGCATCGTCATGATCGCCATGTCGATCTCGCGCGAGACGCTGATCGTGCTCAAGGGCGGCGACGACATCGTCGCGTGGCTGTGCGCCGCGTCCGCATTCCTGATCCTTGGCCAGACCTTCCAGCACGGCGGCATCGTGCGCGTGGAGATGCTGCTGGAGGCCGTCGGCCCGAAACGGCGCTGGGTGCTCGAAGTGCTGTCGCTGTCGATCTGCCTCGTGTTCGCCGCCTACGCCGCCTGGGCGCTGGGCGCGTTCGCCTGGCAGAGCTGGGAGATCAACGACGTGTCGCAGGGCCAGATCGTGATACCGCTGTGGATTCCGCAGAGTTTTGCCGTGCTGGGCGCGCTGGGCTTCCTGCTGGCGGTGGCCGACGAATGGCTGCGCGTGGTGCGCCGGCAGAAGCCGCGCTACCAGTTGGCGCAGGAAGCCAAGCTGGCCGCCGGCGACTTCGGGGAGACCGTCTGA
- the purL gene encoding phosphoribosylformylglycinamidine synthase: protein MAHFSCFPGALALSAFRQQRLLAALQQVDADIESVHGQFVHFVDSDTPLSAEDQTRIGAMLTYGAPFAAQPEGDRFVVIPRFGTISPWASKATDIAHNCGLTHVHRIERGIEITVVCKKGLLRGRKSLDAGTRAAVAAHLFDRMTETVIASRDEAAGLFQELPAKPLQFIDISAGRSALVDANTAMGLALSEDEIDYLLENYGKLGRNPTDVELMMFAQANSEHCRHKIFNATWTIDGVAQDKSLFAMIRNTHQLNPQGSIVAYSDNSAVMEGDVAERWFPRGADQKYGRHEALTHTLMKVETHNHPTAISPFPGASTGAGGEIRDEGATGRGAKPKAGLTGFTVSNLMLPDAVQPWENARDAAQPVAHRNPDDKPGVTGKPDRIASPLQIMIDGPLGGAAFNNEFGRANLGGYFRVYEQNVGGTVRGYHKPIMIAGGIGNIDAGHTHKDPLPAGTLLIQLGGPGMRIGMGGGAASSMATGTNTADLDFDSVQRGNPEMERRAQEVINACWQLGDENPILSIHDVGAGGISNAFPELVDGAGRGARFDLRQVHLEESGLSPAEIWCNESQERYVMAIAPNDLPRFQAMCERERAPFAVVGIATEEKQLQLVDAHVDAALKEHYPVNMPMDVLLGKPPRMHRDVQRVAQALPPVDVTGISLEQAVTDVLRHPTVASKSFLITIGDRTVGGMNARDQMVGPWQVPVADVAVTTLDYKGRAGEAMTMGERTPLAVIDAPASGRMAIGEALTNLAAAPVKDLNKVKLSANWMAACGVAGEDARLYDTVHAVGMELCPALGISIPVGKDSLSMRTKWSDADGDKEVVAPVSLIISAFAAVDDVNRTLTPQLRTDLGDSVLIAIDLGRAKNRLGGSILSQVTQQVGDSAPDVDNPEDLKNFFNVIQRLNRDGKLLAYHDRSDGGFMAAVAEMAFAGHTGVSLNVDMLTLDPNQEQDYGDAKNWAQQIAERRNDQTLRALFSEELGAVIQVRAEERDAVFAVLREAGLSACSHVIGKPNTNDQIEIYRDAKKVFGAARADLQRIWTEVSWRIARLRDNPACADSEYDRVLDAADPGISPVLTFDPAEDIAAPFIASGSRPRVAILREQGVNSQIEMAYSMDMAGFETVDVHMSDLIAGRASLADFKGFVACGGFSYGDVLGAGEGWAKTILFNGQMAEQFAAFFNRQDTFALGVCNGCQMLSNLAPIIPGAGAWPKFTRNQSEQYEARFVTVEVQQSPSVFFAGMEGSRIPIAVAHGEGFADFSQQGDIGKVNVALRFVDNLGAVTQTYPLNPNGSPEGITSVTTIDGRFTALMPHPERVFRTATMSWAPDAWKAVPDGGSPWMRMFRNARKWVG from the coding sequence ATGGCGCATTTCTCGTGCTTCCCCGGCGCTTTGGCGCTTTCCGCCTTCCGTCAGCAACGCCTGCTTGCCGCGCTCCAACAAGTCGACGCCGATATTGAATCGGTGCACGGCCAGTTCGTGCATTTTGTCGATTCGGACACGCCGCTGTCCGCCGAGGACCAGACGCGCATCGGCGCCATGCTGACCTACGGCGCGCCGTTCGCGGCCCAGCCCGAGGGCGACCGCTTCGTGGTCATCCCGCGCTTCGGCACGATCTCGCCGTGGGCCAGCAAGGCCACCGACATCGCGCACAACTGCGGCCTGACCCACGTGCACCGAATCGAGCGCGGCATCGAGATCACCGTGGTCTGCAAGAAAGGGCTGCTGCGCGGCCGCAAGTCGCTGGACGCCGGCACGCGTGCCGCCGTGGCCGCCCACCTGTTCGACCGGATGACCGAGACCGTGATCGCCTCGCGCGACGAGGCGGCCGGCCTGTTCCAGGAGCTGCCGGCCAAGCCGCTGCAGTTCATCGACATTTCCGCCGGCCGCAGCGCGCTGGTGGACGCCAACACGGCCATGGGCCTGGCGCTGTCCGAGGACGAGATCGACTACCTGCTGGAAAACTACGGCAAGCTCGGCCGCAACCCGACCGACGTCGAACTGATGATGTTCGCGCAGGCCAACAGCGAGCACTGCCGCCACAAGATCTTCAACGCCACGTGGACCATCGACGGCGTGGCGCAGGACAAGTCGCTGTTCGCGATGATCCGCAACACGCACCAGTTGAACCCGCAGGGCTCGATCGTCGCCTATTCGGACAATTCGGCCGTCATGGAAGGCGACGTGGCCGAGCGCTGGTTCCCGCGCGGCGCAGACCAGAAATACGGCCGCCACGAGGCGCTGACCCACACGCTGATGAAGGTGGAGACGCACAACCACCCCACGGCGATCTCGCCGTTCCCGGGGGCCTCCACGGGCGCCGGCGGTGAAATCCGCGACGAAGGCGCCACGGGCCGCGGGGCCAAGCCCAAGGCCGGCCTGACCGGCTTCACCGTGTCGAACCTGATGCTGCCGGACGCCGTCCAGCCCTGGGAAAACGCCCGCGACGCGGCCCAGCCGGTGGCGCACCGCAATCCCGACGACAAGCCCGGCGTGACCGGCAAGCCGGACCGCATCGCGTCGCCGCTGCAGATCATGATCGACGGCCCGCTGGGTGGCGCCGCGTTCAACAACGAATTCGGCCGCGCCAACCTGGGCGGCTACTTCCGCGTCTACGAGCAGAACGTCGGCGGCACCGTGCGCGGCTACCACAAGCCGATCATGATCGCCGGCGGCATCGGCAACATCGACGCCGGCCACACCCACAAGGACCCGCTGCCGGCCGGCACGCTGCTGATCCAGCTTGGCGGCCCGGGCATGCGCATCGGCATGGGCGGCGGCGCCGCCAGCTCGATGGCCACGGGTACCAACACGGCCGACCTGGACTTCGATTCCGTGCAGCGCGGCAACCCCGAGATGGAGCGCCGTGCCCAGGAAGTGATCAATGCCTGCTGGCAGCTGGGCGACGAGAACCCGATCCTGTCGATCCACGACGTTGGCGCGGGCGGTATCTCGAACGCGTTCCCGGAACTGGTGGACGGCGCCGGCCGTGGCGCGCGCTTCGACCTGCGCCAGGTGCACCTGGAGGAGTCGGGCCTGTCCCCGGCCGAGATCTGGTGCAACGAGTCGCAGGAACGCTACGTGATGGCCATTGCGCCGAACGACCTGCCGCGCTTCCAGGCCATGTGCGAGCGTGAGCGCGCCCCGTTTGCCGTGGTCGGCATCGCCACCGAAGAGAAGCAGTTGCAGCTCGTGGACGCCCACGTCGATGCGGCGCTCAAGGAGCATTACCCGGTCAACATGCCGATGGACGTGCTGCTGGGCAAGCCCCCGCGCATGCACCGCGACGTGCAGCGCGTGGCACAGGCGCTGCCGCCGGTGGACGTGACCGGTATCTCGCTGGAGCAGGCCGTCACCGACGTGCTGCGCCATCCGACCGTCGCCAGCAAGTCGTTCCTGATCACGATTGGCGACCGGACCGTGGGCGGCATGAACGCCCGCGACCAGATGGTGGGCCCGTGGCAGGTGCCGGTGGCGGACGTGGCCGTGACCACGCTCGACTACAAGGGCCGTGCCGGCGAGGCCATGACGATGGGCGAGCGCACGCCGCTGGCCGTGATCGATGCACCCGCGTCGGGCCGCATGGCCATTGGCGAGGCGCTGACCAACCTGGCCGCCGCGCCGGTCAAGGACCTGAACAAGGTCAAGCTATCGGCCAACTGGATGGCCGCGTGCGGCGTGGCCGGCGAGGACGCCCGGCTGTACGACACAGTGCACGCCGTGGGCATGGAGCTGTGTCCGGCGCTGGGCATCAGCATCCCGGTGGGCAAGGATTCGCTGTCGATGCGGACCAAGTGGTCCGACGCGGACGGCGACAAGGAAGTGGTGGCGCCGGTGTCGCTGATCATCTCGGCGTTCGCCGCCGTGGATGACGTCAACCGCACGCTGACGCCGCAACTGCGCACCGACCTGGGCGATTCGGTACTGATCGCCATCGACCTGGGCCGCGCCAAGAACCGCCTGGGCGGCAGCATCCTGTCGCAGGTGACGCAGCAGGTGGGCGACAGCGCGCCGGACGTGGACAACCCCGAGGACCTGAAGAACTTCTTCAACGTGATCCAGCGCCTGAACCGCGACGGCAAGCTGCTGGCCTATCACGACCGGTCGGACGGCGGCTTCATGGCGGCCGTGGCCGAAATGGCGTTTGCGGGCCACACCGGCGTGTCGCTGAACGTCGACATGCTGACGCTGGATCCGAACCAGGAGCAGGACTACGGCGACGCGAAGAACTGGGCCCAGCAGATTGCCGAGCGCCGCAACGACCAGACGCTGCGCGCGCTGTTCTCGGAAGAACTGGGCGCGGTGATCCAGGTGCGGGCCGAGGAGCGCGACGCGGTGTTTGCCGTGCTGCGCGAGGCCGGCCTGTCGGCCTGCAGCCATGTGATCGGCAAGCCGAACACGAACGACCAGATCGAGATCTACCGCGATGCGAAGAAGGTCTTTGGCGCCGCTCGCGCCGACCTGCAGCGCATCTGGACCGAGGTGAGCTGGCGCATCGCGCGCCTGCGCGACAACCCGGCCTGCGCCGACAGCGAATACGACCGCGTGCTGGACGCCGCCGACCCCGGCATCAGCCCCGTGCTGACGTTCGATCCGGCCGAGGACATCGCCGCCCCGTTCATCGCCTCGGGCAGCCGGCCGCGCGTGGCCATCCTGCGCGAACAGGGCGTGAACTCGCAGATCGAGATGGCCTACAGCATGGACATGGCCGGTTTCGAGACTGTCGACGTGCACATGAGCGACCTGATCGCCGGCCGCGCCAGCCTGGCCGATTTCAAGGGTTTCGTGGCCTGCGGCGGCTTCAGCTACGGCGACGTACTGGGTGCCGGCGAGGGCTGGGCCAAGACCATCCTGTTCAACGGCCAGATGGCCGAGCAGTTCGCGGCGTTCTTCAACCGCCAGGACACCTTCGCGCTCGGCGTGTGCAATGGCTGCCAGATGCTCAGCAACCTTGCCCCGATCATTCCGGGCGCCGGTGCATGGCCGAAGTTCACGCGCAACCAGTCGGAACAGTACGAAGCCCGCTTCGTGACCGTGGAAGTGCAGCAGTCGCCGTCGGTGTTCTTCGCCGGCATGGAAGGCAGCCGCATCCCGATCGCGGTGGCGCACGGCGAAGGCTTTGCCGACTTCTCGCAGCAGGGCGACATCGGCAAGGTCAACGTGGCGCTGCGCTTCGTCGACAACCTTGGCGCGGTGACGCAGACCTATCCGCTGAACCCGAACGGCTCGCCGGAAGGCATCACGTCGGTGACCACTATCGACGGCCGCTTCACGGCGCTGATGCCGCACCCGGAGCGCGTGTTCCGCACCGCCACCATGAGCTGGGCCCCGGACGCCTGGAAGGCCGTCCCGGACGGCGGCAGCCCGTGGATGCGCATGTTCCGCAACGCGCGCAAGTGGGTCGGTTGA